The following proteins are encoded in a genomic region of Arachis stenosperma cultivar V10309 chromosome 4, arast.V10309.gnm1.PFL2, whole genome shotgun sequence:
- the LOC130976111 gene encoding UPF0481 protein At3g47200-like: MGFNNLIRFALHHNYKFMKRKFHCSAEINPYWRGHVREGLERGNPKESEHVCIYRIPRNMRQVEPKAYIPNNIAIGPYHHGRPHLNEMEDIKMRLFRRLFDPSGPNGSAKLDEAFKELESLQDKARECYAEKIKFSSDEFLEIMMIDGSFIIQLLREFSESEFNKVDDLSRWMLPTIRREMIMLENQIPLFVLTKLYEITNNGNTSLESLALKFLYPLLRSGSSKNFPQTVKADFELQHLLDILRSGVRPVIGGRDQRGSQTNMIHTATELVESGVKIKTHDTPKLLDIRFGNKLLKKLVKELTIPTLHISDHRGTVFRNMVAFEKCHKRCYPDVTTYMFFFNRLINSPKDVALLHHNGVLNHSLGCDEEVAEVINNIAKEILPDSSESYLYKAVNEANEYVGSRYAKKRASMVRNYFTSWVVGVTTAGAVFALAFTVIQTICAVYQHKRKGKSLFTIFLETFGFVDSSNSASDNDINNNNNILESKT; encoded by the coding sequence ATGGGGTTCAATAATCTCATTAGATTTGCCCTTCATCACAATTACAAATTCATGAAAAGAAAATTCCACTGTAGTGCAGAGATAAACCCATATTGGAGGGGTCACGTTAGAGAAGGGTTAGAAAGAGGGAATCCAAAAGAAAGTGAACATGTTTGCATATATAGGATCCCACGAAACATGCGACAGGTGGAACCAAAAGCCTACATACCAAACAACATAGCAATTGGTCCGTACCACCATGGAAGACCACACTTGAATGAAATGGAAGACATCAAGATGAGGTTATTTAGGCGTCTCTTCGATCCCAGTGGTCCAAACGGATCAGCCAAACTCGACGAAGCTTTCAAAGAACTGGAATCGCTTCAGGACAAGGCGCGTGAATGCTACGCGGAGAAGATCAAATTCAGCAGCGATGAGTTTCTAGAAATAATGATGATCGATGGTTCATTCATTATTCAACTCTTGAGAGAATTCTCAGAGAGCGAATTCAACAAAGTCGATGATCTCAGCAGGTGGATGCTACCCACCATTCGCCGCGAGATGATAATGCTGGAGAACCAGATTCCATTGTTTGTATTAACAAAACTGTACGAGATAACAAATAATGGAAATACAAGTCTTGAATCTCTTGCCCTCAAGTTCCTCTACCCTTTGTTGAGATCCGGCTCCAGCAAAAATTTTCCGCAAACTGTGAAAGCAGATTTCGAATTGCAGCACTTGCTGGACATTCTTCGATCCGGTGTAAGGCCTGTGATTGGTGGCAGAGATCAAAGAGGGAGTCAAACCAACATGATTCACACCGCAACCGAGCTGGTCGAGTCCGGTGTgaagatcaaaacacatgacACACCAAAACTGCTGGATATAAGATTTGGaaataaattattgaaaaaattgGTAAAAGAACTCACAATTCCTACTCTTCACATAAGCGACCACAGAGGAACCGTGTTTCGCAACATGGTGGCCTTTGAAAAGTGCCACAAGAGATGCTACCCTGACGTGACAACATACATGTTCTTCTTCAACAGACTCATCAACTCACCAAAAGATGTGGCGCTTCTCCACCATAATGGAGTGCTTAACCACTCTTTGGGGTGCGATGAAGAGGTGGCGGAAGTGATCAACAACATTGCCAAGGAGATATTACCTGATTCGAGTGAGTCTTATTTGTACAAAGCTGTCAATGAGGCAAATGAGTATGTTGGATCAAGGTATGCGAAGAAGAGGGCTTCAATGGTGCGTAACTATTTTACAAGCTGGGTTGTGGGAGTGACAACTGCAGGTGCAGTCTTTGCACTCGCCTTCACCGTAATACAGACCATCTGTGCAGTTTACCAACACAAGAGAAAAGGCAAATCGTTGTTTACAATCTTCCTAGAAACATTTGGCTTTGTTGATAGCAGTAACTCAGCATCTGACAACGacatcaacaataataataatatcttagAAAGTAAAACATGA